Proteins encoded within one genomic window of Arachis ipaensis cultivar K30076 chromosome B08, Araip1.1, whole genome shotgun sequence:
- the LOC107613313 gene encoding protein LATERAL ORGAN BOUNDARIES isoform X1 — MTLCVRCRTRQPSYGLASTLPSSPPPCLLRPPREKNKKERGMSSTTTPCAACKFLRRKCTPECIFAPYFPANNPQRFECVHRVFGASNVGKILNELPPSQREEAVESLAFEAEARQCDPVYGCTLQVCILQKKLRQRRALLANAKRELSAYINPQAIQGPFNPQEKPLSSPADHLGPPCSPNVVQYSPILGPSYGLDVVQSSAHLGLSDCPDDAPFFMPAIQHNGSLGGGGAADPKLDPGQQELLEAQQLAAAAAIREQQQAIMMRNYVQQQQQEYLRHNAAAGIEPVAAAAALRRCQWMWSVWPHGCIFRWSRR, encoded by the exons A TGACTCTCTGTGTTCGCTGCCGCACCCGCCAACCTTCCTACGGCCTCGCCTCCACCTTGCCGTCGTCGCCTCCTCCTTGCCTTCTCCGACCACCTCGAG agaagaataaaaaagaaagaggaaTGTCATCGACGACTACACCATGCGCTGCATGTAAGTTCCTTCGTCGGAAGTGCACACCGGAGTGCATTTTTGCACCGTACTTCCCAGCGAACAACCCACAGCGCTTCGAATGTGTCCACCGTGTCTTCGGCGCCAGCAACGTCGGCAAGATCCTCAACGAGCTACCTCCATCCCAGCGCGAGGAAGCGGTGGAGTCCCTTGCGTTCGAGGCGGAAGCACGCCAATGCGACCCGGTCTATGGCTGCACCCTCCAAGTCTGCATCCTACAGAAGAAACTCCGCCAGAGACGTGCCCTCCTCGCTAATGCCAAGAGAGAACTTAGCGCCTACATCAACCCACAAGCCATTCAAGGTCCATTCAACCCTCAGGAAAAGCCTCTGTCTTCACCTGCCGACCATTTAGGTCCTCCCTGCAGTCCGAATGTTGTACAGTATTCACCCATTTTAGGCCCATCCTACGGTCTAGATGTTGTACAGTCTTCAGCCCATTTGGGCCTATCTGACTGCCCAGATGATGCACCGTTTTTTATGCCAGCTATACAGCATAATGGGTCATTGGGTGGTGGTGGTGCTGCTGACCCGAAGCTGGACCCAGGGCAGCAAGAGTTGTTGGAGGCCCAGCAACTTGCTGCTGCTGCGGCAATCCGAGAACAGCAGCAAGCTATAATGATGAGGAATTATGTCCAGCAACAGCAACAGGAGTATCTAAGACACAATGCTGCTGCTGGGATTGAACCTGTTGCGGCTGCGGCGGCCCTACGGCGATGTCAGTGGATGTGGAGTGTTTGGCCACATGGGTGCATCTTCAGGTGGTCAAGGAGGTGA
- the LOC107613313 gene encoding protein LATERAL ORGAN BOUNDARIES isoform X2 has product MSSTTTPCAACKFLRRKCTPECIFAPYFPANNPQRFECVHRVFGASNVGKILNELPPSQREEAVESLAFEAEARQCDPVYGCTLQVCILQKKLRQRRALLANAKRELSAYINPQAIQGPFNPQEKPLSSPADHLGPPCSPNVVQYSPILGPSYGLDVVQSSAHLGLSDCPDDAPFFMPAIQHNGSLGGGGAADPKLDPGQQELLEAQQLAAAAAIREQQQAIMMRNYVQQQQQEYLRHNAAAGIEPVAAAAALRRCQWMWSVWPHGCIFRWSRR; this is encoded by the coding sequence aTGTCATCGACGACTACACCATGCGCTGCATGTAAGTTCCTTCGTCGGAAGTGCACACCGGAGTGCATTTTTGCACCGTACTTCCCAGCGAACAACCCACAGCGCTTCGAATGTGTCCACCGTGTCTTCGGCGCCAGCAACGTCGGCAAGATCCTCAACGAGCTACCTCCATCCCAGCGCGAGGAAGCGGTGGAGTCCCTTGCGTTCGAGGCGGAAGCACGCCAATGCGACCCGGTCTATGGCTGCACCCTCCAAGTCTGCATCCTACAGAAGAAACTCCGCCAGAGACGTGCCCTCCTCGCTAATGCCAAGAGAGAACTTAGCGCCTACATCAACCCACAAGCCATTCAAGGTCCATTCAACCCTCAGGAAAAGCCTCTGTCTTCACCTGCCGACCATTTAGGTCCTCCCTGCAGTCCGAATGTTGTACAGTATTCACCCATTTTAGGCCCATCCTACGGTCTAGATGTTGTACAGTCTTCAGCCCATTTGGGCCTATCTGACTGCCCAGATGATGCACCGTTTTTTATGCCAGCTATACAGCATAATGGGTCATTGGGTGGTGGTGGTGCTGCTGACCCGAAGCTGGACCCAGGGCAGCAAGAGTTGTTGGAGGCCCAGCAACTTGCTGCTGCTGCGGCAATCCGAGAACAGCAGCAAGCTATAATGATGAGGAATTATGTCCAGCAACAGCAACAGGAGTATCTAAGACACAATGCTGCTGCTGGGATTGAACCTGTTGCGGCTGCGGCGGCCCTACGGCGATGTCAGTGGATGTGGAGTGTTTGGCCACATGGGTGCATCTTCAGGTGGTCAAGGAGGTGA